In a genomic window of Rhododendron vialii isolate Sample 1 chromosome 12a, ASM3025357v1:
- the LOC131311732 gene encoding agamous-like MADS-box protein AGL82: MGRAKQRMELIRNGKSRYVTFQKRKKGMKKKAYELQTLCDVEVCLIVYGPTTDEHHNNPLEAEIWPENPDTIHHLLDSYKNQPPEERVKKTQTLSNFFIDRNQKIEDSLVKLRKKNDDATYSTWDDRYSNWSMEQLRGFEITLEGKLRDVKARIALMKGTSSLTQNPPPCFLQGMFGMRNTQWEERHEQQPISMLNSRHEFVNAPFHYPFDQEIQQAGIQSDANLMANPVMMTQMNYGSQYSSIQLGGVSSSKFMCNLPLERPIYGYDPLIMPVMSENMVYNNTPLPIGYCNPNMETMLPYLPCFKMGSNSSHMDKYFKASEFQTNNQN, translated from the coding sequence ATGGGAAGAGCTAAACAGAGAATGGAACTGATACGCAACGGAAAGTCTCGGTACGTAACGtttcaaaagagaaagaaggGGATGAAGAAGAAGGCTTATGAGTTACAAACCCTGTGTGATGTTGAAGTTTGCTTGATTGTTTACGGTCCCACAACGGATGAACATCATAATAATCCTTTGGAGGCAGAAATCTGGCCCGAAAATCCCGACACAATCCATCACTTGCTAGATTCCTACAAAAACCAACCCCCTGAGGAGCGCGTGAAGAAGACCCAAACCCTGTCCAACTTTTTTATCGACCGGAACCAAAAGATTGAAGACTCGCTTGTGAAACTACGCAAGAAAAACGACGATGCTACTTACTCCACGTGGGATGATCGTTATAGCAATTGGTCGATGGAACAACTGAGAGGATTTGAAATTACCTTGGAGGGAAAGCTTCGAGATGTGAAGGCAAGAATTGCGCTGATGAAGGGTACTTCttctctcactcaaaaccctCCTCCGTGCTTTCTACAAGGCATGTTCGGAATGAGGAACACACAATGGGAGGAGCGACATGAGCAGCAGCCTATTTCGATGCTGAATTCGCGGCATGAGTTTGTCAACGCTCCTTTTCATTACCCTTTCGATCAGGAGATTCAGCAGGCCGGGATTCAGAGTGATGCGAATTTAATGGCAAATCCGGTAATGATGACGCAAATGAATTACGGTAGCCAATACAGTAGCATTCAACTTGGTGGCGTGTCTAGTAGCAAATTCATGTGCAATCTTCCACTTGAGAGGCCAATTTATGGTTACGATCCATTGATAATGCCTGTGATGTCGGAGAATATGGTGTATAACAACACTCCTCTCCCCATCGGCTATTGCAATCCGAACATGGAAACAATGTTGCCATATCTACCGTGCTTCAAGATGGGGAGCAATTCTTCTCATATGGATAAATACTTCAAAGCAAGCGAATTCCAGACGAATAACCAGAACTGA
- the LOC131311733 gene encoding trihelix transcription factor ASR3 isoform X1 codes for MALEQLSHGPAPVDGGTNDVPNGGDKRKPPVDGGDDGNRAARLPRWTRQEILVLIQGKRVAENRVRRGRSVGMELEVEPKWAAASSYCKRHGVNRGAVQCRKRWSNLAGDYKKIKEWESSQVRELETESYWAMRNDLRREKKLPGFFDREVYDVLDCDSVTATAPVEEAAGRFPPPSEVQRTTVSNPLPISEKQYHPLSRGCPSQGTTHGKRQTNDPGMGAASQQTRKRKRLVADGDEETNTLQSQLLEVLEQNGRMVSEQLESQNTNFQLDREQCRDHVNSSVVVLSKLADALGRIADKL; via the exons ATGGCGCTTGAGCAATTGAGTCACGGCCCTGCACCCGTTGACGGGGGCACAAACGATGTCCCTAACGGCGGCGACAAGAGGAAACCGCCAGTCGATGGCGGAGACGACGGAAACAGAGCGGCGAGGCTGCCTCGATGGACGAGGCAAGAGATTCTGGTTCTAATACAAGGGAAGAGAGTAGCGGAGAACCGGGTCCGGAGGGGCCGGAGCGTGGGCATGGAGTTGGAGGTGGAGCCCAAGTGGGCGGCGGCGTCGTCGTACTGCAAGAGGCACGGGGTGAACCGGGGAGCGGTTCAGTGCCGGAAGAGGTGGAGCAACTTGGCCGGCGACTATAAGAAGATCAAGGAGTGGGAATCATCGCAGGTGAGGGAGCTGGAAACGGAGTCGTATTGGGCGATGAGGAATGActtgaggagggagaagaagttGCCTGGGTTCTTTGACAGAGAGGTTTACGACGTGCTTGACTGCGACTCGGTTACTGCCACGGCCCCAGTGGAAGAGGCTGCTGGGCGTTTTCCGCCACCGAGTGAGGTTCAGAGGACAACTGTGTCCAATCCTCTTCCTATTTCAG AGAAACAATATCATCCACTTTCCAGGGGGTGCCCATCTCAAG GCACAACACATGGTAAACGACAAACAAATGATCCTGGGATGGGAGCTGCTTCTCAGCAAACACGTAAGCGCAAACGGTTAGTTGCAGATGGAGACGAGGAAACAAACACCCTTCAGTCTCAGTTGCTTGAAGTCTTAGAGCAGAACGGCAGAATGGTGAGCGAGCAACTCGAATCTCAGAACACCAATTTTCAGTTGGACAGGGAACAGTGCAGAGACCATGTCAATAGCTCAGTTGTTGTACTTAGTAAACTGGCAGATGCTTTGGGCAGAATTGCTGATAAGTTGTAG
- the LOC131311733 gene encoding trihelix transcription factor ASR3 isoform X2, translating to MALEQLSHGPAPVDGGTNDVPNGGDKRKPPVDGGDDGNRAARLPRWTRQEILVLIQGKRVAENRVRRGRSVGMELEVEPKWAAASSYCKRHGVNRGAVQCRKRWSNLAGDYKKIKEWESSQVRELETESYWAMRNDLRREKKLPGFFDREVYDVLDCDSVTATAPVEEAAGRFPPPSEVQRTTVSNPLPISGTTHGKRQTNDPGMGAASQQTRKRKRLVADGDEETNTLQSQLLEVLEQNGRMVSEQLESQNTNFQLDREQCRDHVNSSVVVLSKLADALGRIADKL from the exons ATGGCGCTTGAGCAATTGAGTCACGGCCCTGCACCCGTTGACGGGGGCACAAACGATGTCCCTAACGGCGGCGACAAGAGGAAACCGCCAGTCGATGGCGGAGACGACGGAAACAGAGCGGCGAGGCTGCCTCGATGGACGAGGCAAGAGATTCTGGTTCTAATACAAGGGAAGAGAGTAGCGGAGAACCGGGTCCGGAGGGGCCGGAGCGTGGGCATGGAGTTGGAGGTGGAGCCCAAGTGGGCGGCGGCGTCGTCGTACTGCAAGAGGCACGGGGTGAACCGGGGAGCGGTTCAGTGCCGGAAGAGGTGGAGCAACTTGGCCGGCGACTATAAGAAGATCAAGGAGTGGGAATCATCGCAGGTGAGGGAGCTGGAAACGGAGTCGTATTGGGCGATGAGGAATGActtgaggagggagaagaagttGCCTGGGTTCTTTGACAGAGAGGTTTACGACGTGCTTGACTGCGACTCGGTTACTGCCACGGCCCCAGTGGAAGAGGCTGCTGGGCGTTTTCCGCCACCGAGTGAGGTTCAGAGGACAACTGTGTCCAATCCTCTTCCTATTTCAG GCACAACACATGGTAAACGACAAACAAATGATCCTGGGATGGGAGCTGCTTCTCAGCAAACACGTAAGCGCAAACGGTTAGTTGCAGATGGAGACGAGGAAACAAACACCCTTCAGTCTCAGTTGCTTGAAGTCTTAGAGCAGAACGGCAGAATGGTGAGCGAGCAACTCGAATCTCAGAACACCAATTTTCAGTTGGACAGGGAACAGTGCAGAGACCATGTCAATAGCTCAGTTGTTGTACTTAGTAAACTGGCAGATGCTTTGGGCAGAATTGCTGATAAGTTGTAG
- the LOC131310900 gene encoding extensin-like — protein MPTPPHSRSLVLAASINGLSGSSLRQFPLTRFSSPSSSSSNYFISTPHPVPDRELRGIEPIPTTVTPTPETPHRRNPLLSPSPSPSPMETKTPNFHPPPLLMAAMHPLSAPPAGRPALRVRSPRPRTGRVRHSCLDRWFSFDVNIVLQWNFRNLEGIWMGRKRGRERRRRRRRRRSQYF, from the exons ATGCCTACGCCGCCGCATTCGAGATCGCTCGTTTTAGCCGCCTCCATTAACGGCCTCTCTGGCTCCTCTCTTCGCCAGTTTCCGTTAACTCGTTTCTCTTCGCCTTCCTCGTCGTCGTCGAACTACTTCATTTCTACTCCGCATCCCGTTCCCGATCGCGAACTGCGTGGCATTGAACCGATACCCACAACGGTCACACCCACACCCGAAACCCCTCACAGACGAAaccccctcctctctccctctccctctccctctcccatgGAAACGAAGACTCCAAACTTCCATCCACCACCTCTGCTAATGGCGGCCATGCATCCTCTATCCGCGCCACCGGCGGGGAGGCCGGCGCTGCGAGTTCGTTCGCCTCGGCCAAGGACTGGAAGAGTTAGGCATAGCTGTTTGGATAGGT ggttttcttttgaCGTAAACATTGTTCTACAATGGAATTTCAGAAATCTTGAAGGAATCTGGATGGGgaggaaaagagggagagagagaaggagaagaagacgGCGACGACGCAGCCAATATTTTTAG